From a single Candidatus Poribacteria bacterium genomic region:
- a CDS encoding sulfatase-like hydrolase/transferase: MRPQGPNLLYIHSDQHNPYVTGCYGDPLVQTPHLDRLAAEGVVFENVYCPSPICVPSRMSMLSGRYPHENGVWTNSHILDSGIPTFAHAMGATGYQPVLIGRMHALGPDQLHGYAERLVGDHGPNYHGGGGVDHGELSGTAGPARVSLEKSGAGQSAYQVHDEDVTVATVDYLNRLGVQKRAGLLDGPFSISVGFMLPHQPFVARQEDYRLYEGQMTMPQNPEPFTEALHPYFQWWREKCGIVEVSDAEILRARTAYWALVTRMDVMIGQILTALRENGLDENTLILYSSDHGEQVGEHGLWWKQTFYEHSVKVPTILSWCGALPEGVQCDRVVSSLDLNATMLDALGAPSLPHSRGRSILPLLRGEDTHWEDLAFSEYCTDDGCYHRMVREDEWKLNYYHGHPPQLFNLKDDPNELQDRVDDPACQYILEHLTQKVLEGWDPVSIATQMAAKQADTQLLGRWGRNIQPADQYRWNLLPEMDYLD; encoded by the coding sequence ATGCGTCCTCAAGGTCCTAATCTGCTCTATATCCATTCCGACCAGCATAACCCGTATGTGACGGGTTGCTACGGCGACCCGTTGGTGCAAACCCCTCATCTCGATCGCCTCGCCGCCGAGGGCGTGGTGTTTGAAAACGTCTATTGTCCATCTCCAATCTGTGTGCCATCCCGGATGTCGATGTTGAGTGGACGCTACCCGCATGAGAACGGAGTCTGGACGAACAGCCACATCCTCGATTCTGGGATTCCGACTTTCGCACACGCTATGGGTGCAACGGGGTATCAACCTGTGCTTATTGGGAGGATGCATGCGTTGGGACCGGATCAGCTGCACGGGTATGCCGAACGTCTCGTCGGGGACCACGGTCCGAACTATCACGGTGGGGGTGGTGTCGATCACGGTGAACTTTCTGGCACTGCAGGACCGGCACGTGTGAGTCTCGAAAAATCAGGGGCAGGACAGAGTGCCTATCAGGTGCACGATGAAGATGTGACGGTTGCGACAGTGGATTACCTCAATCGACTCGGCGTCCAGAAACGGGCAGGACTTTTAGACGGGCCCTTCTCCATTTCCGTCGGGTTTATGCTCCCGCATCAACCTTTTGTTGCCCGTCAGGAGGATTATCGGCTGTATGAAGGGCAGATGACGATGCCCCAAAATCCTGAACCTTTTACGGAGGCGTTACACCCCTACTTTCAGTGGTGGCGTGAAAAGTGTGGGATTGTTGAGGTCTCGGATGCTGAGATATTACGCGCACGCACGGCGTATTGGGCACTGGTAACCCGAATGGATGTGATGATTGGACAGATCTTAACGGCACTCCGAGAAAACGGGTTAGATGAGAACACCCTCATCCTGTATAGTTCAGATCACGGTGAACAGGTCGGCGAACACGGACTCTGGTGGAAACAGACGTTTTATGAACATTCCGTGAAGGTCCCGACAATTTTATCGTGGTGTGGTGCTTTACCGGAAGGCGTGCAGTGCGATCGGGTTGTCAGTTCGCTTGATTTGAACGCCACGATGTTGGATGCCCTCGGGGCACCCTCATTACCGCATTCCCGCGGGCGGAGCATCTTACCGCTCCTCCGTGGTGAGGATACACACTGGGAGGACCTCGCCTTCTCTGAATATTGTACCGATGACGGGTGTTATCATCGGATGGTCAGAGAGGATGAGTGGAAGTTGAATTACTATCACGGACACCCCCCGCAGCTTTTCAATTTAAAGGACGACCCAAACGAATTGCAGGACCGGGTAGACGATCCTGCATGCCAATACATTTTAGAACATTTGACACAAAAAGTATTGGAGGGTTGGGACCCAGTTTCGATTGCCACGCAGATGGCTGCGAAACAAGCCGACACGCAACTTCTCGGTAGGTGGGGACGGAACATACAACCTGCAGACCAATACCGCTGGAATCTGCTACCAGAAATGGATTATTTGGATTGA
- a CDS encoding phytanoyl-CoA dioxygenase family protein encodes MANSPILKGEPFSEEKTAQIAEQFFRDGFVYIPGVLTEGEVTALREKSDAFFADPKLAEITNPELADVRYIQMGAHAESQETLPFILRNTIELDPIFRDMLLREPILSLAEAIVGENCKFCGQNVLRNLPGLSIDRWHVDGSVHFPVTEEMPRHDPRLRMPVMWFTVQMALNDIDTIEEGPTQYVRGSHYSGRHPNDQDNPEFEGNKPVSILCKAGDIYLQDPQCWHRGAPNLSGKTRYILQSQYAAYWAYWRFSLCNGVPVPKDALENADDRLMRLLGRPRVSELN; translated from the coding sequence ATGGCGAACAGTCCAATTCTCAAAGGTGAGCCTTTTAGCGAAGAGAAAACAGCACAGATTGCCGAGCAATTCTTCCGTGATGGCTTTGTTTACATTCCGGGGGTGTTGACTGAGGGAGAGGTCACCGCATTAAGGGAAAAATCTGATGCGTTTTTCGCGGATCCGAAACTTGCCGAGATAACGAATCCTGAACTTGCGGATGTCAGATACATCCAGATGGGTGCGCATGCCGAATCCCAGGAAACGCTACCTTTCATTTTACGGAACACGATCGAACTCGATCCGATTTTCCGGGATATGCTCCTCCGAGAACCGATTCTGAGTTTGGCAGAGGCGATCGTCGGTGAGAACTGCAAGTTTTGTGGGCAGAACGTGCTGCGAAACCTTCCTGGGCTCTCGATTGATCGGTGGCATGTTGACGGCTCGGTGCACTTCCCAGTTACCGAAGAGATGCCGCGCCACGATCCTCGTTTGCGGATGCCTGTGATGTGGTTCACCGTCCAGATGGCATTGAACGATATTGATACGATTGAAGAGGGACCGACGCAATACGTCCGTGGCAGTCATTACTCCGGCAGACATCCCAACGATCAGGACAATCCCGAATTTGAAGGAAATAAACCTGTTTCTATCTTATGTAAGGCGGGCGACATCTATCTACAGGATCCGCAGTGTTGGCATCGGGGTGCCCCGAACCTTTCGGGTAAGACGCGTTATATTTTGCAATCGCAGTATGCGGCATATTGGGCATATTGGCGGTTCAGTCTCTGCAACGGTGTGCCTGTTCCTAAAGACGCACTGGAAAATGCAGACGATCGTTTGATGCGCCTTTTAGGACGCCCGCGTGTGAGTGAGTTGAATTAA
- a CDS encoding amidase, whose amino-acid sequence MAETPLHFKTITEISEAIASKQVSPVEITTALLQRIDALDGRLKSYATVMADSAMAAAQKAEQEIDAGMSRGLLHGVPIAVKDLCFTKGVRTMGAAKVLADHVPAFDGTVITKLKAAGAVLLGKLNLTEGAMGGYNPEFDIPKNPWNPDRWTGSSSSGSGVSTAAGLCFGSLGSDTGGSIRFPSAACGIVGIKPTWGRVSRYGVLALAESMDHVGPMTRSVADAGIMLAAIAGFDENDPTSLPNPVPNMLARIGQDLQEVRIGFDENYATNDIDAELAEAVCAGVEVLGDQGAEIVEVQLPDVAEYVSAWPTLCSTEAVLAHAATYPSRREDYGPWFQGWLDMGAKATGAEYAKANNLRAACTGHLRRVFEGIDVLVCPSMSAPPHRVTPKMLYGRYDARDPKFQRFTVPFDYNGAPTLSVPCGMNSEGLPLSIQFVGKHLSEPLLCQVGHAYESATPWHNLHPDV is encoded by the coding sequence ATGGCTGAAACACCACTTCATTTCAAAACGATTACCGAGATTTCGGAAGCGATTGCCTCAAAACAGGTATCGCCTGTAGAGATTACGACTGCCCTGTTGCAGCGTATCGACGCACTTGACGGTCGATTGAAGAGTTATGCGACGGTGATGGCGGACTCCGCAATGGCTGCCGCACAGAAGGCGGAGCAGGAGATTGACGCAGGAATGTCCCGCGGTCTGTTGCACGGTGTGCCGATCGCAGTAAAGGATCTCTGCTTTACGAAAGGTGTCCGCACGATGGGGGCGGCGAAAGTCCTCGCCGATCACGTCCCAGCGTTTGATGGCACTGTTATCACAAAGCTTAAAGCAGCGGGTGCCGTGCTGCTTGGAAAACTCAACCTGACGGAAGGCGCGATGGGTGGCTACAACCCTGAATTCGATATTCCGAAAAATCCGTGGAATCCCGACCGGTGGACAGGCTCATCGTCGAGCGGTTCCGGTGTGTCAACGGCGGCGGGGTTGTGTTTCGGTTCACTCGGCAGCGACACAGGCGGTTCCATCCGTTTCCCTTCAGCGGCGTGTGGAATTGTCGGCATAAAACCGACGTGGGGACGAGTCAGTCGTTACGGGGTGCTCGCGCTCGCCGAGTCGATGGACCATGTCGGTCCAATGACGCGGAGTGTCGCGGATGCTGGGATTATGCTTGCGGCAATCGCTGGGTTTGACGAAAACGATCCGACTTCTCTGCCAAATCCGGTCCCTAACATGCTTGCGCGAATTGGGCAGGACCTTCAGGAGGTTCGCATCGGATTTGACGAGAACTATGCCACGAACGATATTGACGCTGAACTTGCCGAAGCCGTCTGTGCTGGTGTGGAAGTCTTAGGGGATCAAGGTGCTGAAATCGTTGAAGTGCAGCTGCCGGATGTGGCTGAATACGTCTCCGCATGGCCCACGCTGTGTTCAACAGAGGCAGTATTAGCACACGCCGCCACCTATCCGTCCCGACGGGAGGATTACGGTCCTTGGTTCCAAGGTTGGCTGGATATGGGCGCGAAGGCGACAGGTGCCGAATACGCAAAGGCGAACAATTTGAGAGCCGCCTGCACAGGACATCTCAGGCGGGTGTTTGAGGGGATCGATGTGCTGGTGTGTCCGTCAATGTCAGCACCCCCACACCGCGTCACGCCAAAGATGTTGTATGGACGGTATGATGCCCGGGATCCGAAATTCCAGCGGTTCACCGTGCCGTTTGATTACAACGGGGCACCGACGCTATCTGTGCCGTGTGGCATGAACAGCGAAGGGCTACCGTTGAGCATTCAGTTTGTTGGAAAACACCTGTCAGAGCCGTTGTTGTGTCAGGTTGGACACGCTTACGAAAGTGCTACGCCGTGGCACAATCTCCATCCCGATGTTTAA
- a CDS encoding SMP-30/gluconolactonase/LRE family protein, whose amino-acid sequence MPNLNMSQTLACAVAAGFALAPALIGNTASHNTIFAPDAELKELFNEAHFTEGVSVAPDGTVYFSDITFTDQTDMQAGNIWKHNPETGETTVFRSPSGMSNGTKFDAHGRLVVAEGADFGGRRITRTDLTTGKCEIIAGLYNGKPFNSPNDLSIDEQGRIYFTDPRYAGHEPVEQPIFGVYRIDPDGSVHLVVTDAGKPNGIAVSPDQQTLYVISHDNGAMDSFPEDVPLLNGRMALLAYDLSPEGTATFRKVLVDYAPQDGPDGMVVDAEGNLFVAVRDETRPGVRVYTPEGEELAYVKTPDKPTNVAFGRGKTSKTLYITAENCLYSIQTTKEGYHLPQK is encoded by the coding sequence ATGCCGAATCTAAATATGTCACAAACGCTCGCATGTGCCGTTGCCGCAGGTTTCGCGTTAGCACCTGCCTTGATTGGAAACACTGCCAGCCACAATACCATCTTTGCCCCGGATGCCGAGCTTAAAGAACTCTTCAACGAGGCACATTTTACGGAAGGGGTCTCCGTCGCGCCGGACGGGACAGTCTATTTCAGCGACATTACCTTCACCGATCAGACGGATATGCAGGCTGGGAACATCTGGAAACACAATCCAGAGACTGGGGAAACAACCGTTTTCCGTTCTCCGAGTGGGATGTCGAACGGGACGAAATTTGACGCGCACGGTCGCTTGGTTGTCGCAGAGGGCGCGGATTTCGGGGGACGTAGGATTACTCGGACAGACCTGACGACAGGTAAGTGCGAAATTATTGCCGGTCTCTATAACGGAAAACCCTTTAATTCACCCAACGATCTGTCGATTGATGAGCAGGGACGCATCTATTTTACGGATCCACGGTATGCCGGGCATGAACCCGTTGAACAGCCCATCTTTGGTGTCTATCGGATCGATCCAGACGGCTCTGTGCATCTCGTCGTCACGGATGCTGGCAAACCCAACGGCATAGCGGTCTCTCCTGATCAACAGACGCTTTATGTCATCAGTCATGACAACGGTGCGATGGATAGTTTTCCTGAGGATGTGCCGCTCCTGAATGGACGTATGGCGCTCCTCGCCTACGACCTCTCACCGGAAGGCACAGCGACTTTCCGAAAAGTGCTGGTTGACTACGCCCCACAAGACGGTCCAGACGGTATGGTGGTCGATGCCGAAGGAAATCTCTTCGTAGCGGTGCGCGATGAAACCCGTCCGGGTGTCCGCGTCTACACGCCTGAAGGAGAGGAACTGGCGTATGTCAAGACCCCCGATAAGCCTACCAACGTCGCCTTCGGACGCGGCAAAACGAGCAAGACGCTCTATATCACGGCAGAAAATTGTCTCTACAGCATCCAAACGACGAAAGAGGGGTATCACCTGCCGCAGAAGTAG
- a CDS encoding Gfo/Idh/MocA family oxidoreductase → MNLVVLSYSHHGRSMGRTAHGLGHEIVGVMDAEAEPRQQLSDDFECPGYETAAACLEASKPDAALVAGKHIEMPDHVQACVDRRIPYLLDKPFADCADRLRPAAEASEKHGIFSALVLPNRASRIVGVVKEMIADGSLGDLVLYSSRLNNRSPSRYDPTPSAWHSTPSISGGGCWAVEAAHGIDTFLQFVGDREITVVGGVMSNSMHSRVIEDSGLGVLRTEDGITGIIESGYNYPSGTRGGDHFFRFIGTKASVFEQYGRNGEPLIEVHTTEGVQFSEDISHGARIQGVMGAAFDAIRDGGTFEPTVVDAVRILEIQDAVYAHARQGLITHGPHPMG, encoded by the coding sequence ATGAATCTTGTTGTTCTTTCCTATAGTCACCACGGACGCAGTATGGGACGCACAGCGCATGGACTCGGACACGAGATCGTAGGTGTCATGGATGCCGAAGCAGAACCGCGACAGCAGTTGTCAGACGATTTTGAATGTCCCGGATATGAGACGGCAGCAGCCTGTCTTGAAGCGAGCAAGCCGGACGCAGCGCTCGTCGCCGGAAAACACATTGAGATGCCCGACCATGTACAGGCGTGCGTGGACCGGCGTATCCCCTACCTCTTGGATAAACCCTTCGCGGATTGTGCCGATCGGTTACGTCCAGCCGCTGAAGCCTCCGAAAAACACGGCATCTTCAGCGCGCTCGTGCTACCGAATCGTGCAAGTCGAATCGTGGGAGTCGTCAAAGAGATGATCGCTGATGGGAGTCTGGGGGACCTCGTCCTCTATAGCAGCAGACTGAACAACCGATCCCCATCCCGTTACGATCCGACCCCTTCGGCTTGGCATAGCACGCCGAGTATATCGGGCGGTGGGTGTTGGGCAGTCGAAGCCGCACACGGCATTGACACATTCCTTCAGTTTGTTGGCGATCGGGAAATTACAGTTGTCGGTGGGGTCATGTCCAATTCCATGCACAGCCGCGTTATAGAGGACAGTGGTCTCGGTGTCCTACGAACAGAAGACGGTATCACGGGCATAATTGAATCGGGGTATAACTATCCCTCAGGGACACGCGGTGGCGATCATTTCTTCCGATTCATTGGAACGAAGGCATCCGTCTTTGAACAGTATGGTCGTAACGGTGAACCTTTGATTGAAGTGCACACAACCGAAGGGGTCCAGTTTAGTGAGGACATCTCTCACGGCGCGAGGATTCAAGGTGTGATGGGTGCGGCATTTGATGCAATCCGCGACGGTGGCACCTTTGAACCGACGGTCGTCGATGCAGTGCGTATCCTTGAAATCCAAGATGCTGTTTACGCACACGCTCGACAGGGTCTGATAACCCATGGTCCGCATCCGATGGGTTGA
- a CDS encoding IS3 family transposase, translating into METEGHTVGYKRVARLMKEMNLWVSVKRACQTTRSLQGDKPWRNLLQTLEVSHPDQVWVGDITYVRLNRRFIYVAVLMDVFTRMIRGWNLSQHLSQALTLKPLEQALDDRVAKIHPSDQGVQYLSNAYLSVLEAHAIEISIDRRGCPWENGYAERLIRTLKEEEVHLNDYQDITEARQRIGHFLTQVYNHKRLHSALGYLTPAEFQRQTFS; encoded by the coding sequence GTGGAAACCGAAGGACACACCGTTGGGTATAAGCGTGTGGCTCGGTTGATGAAAGAGATGAATCTCTGGGTCTCGGTCAAGCGGGCGTGTCAAACCACCAGATCGCTTCAAGGCGATAAACCGTGGCGCAACCTGCTTCAGACCCTTGAGGTCTCTCATCCGGATCAGGTCTGGGTCGGTGATATCACCTACGTCCGTCTCAACAGACGCTTCATCTATGTCGCTGTGCTCATGGATGTCTTTACGCGTATGATTCGAGGCTGGAACCTCAGTCAACACTTGAGTCAAGCTCTGACCTTGAAACCCTTAGAGCAAGCTTTAGACGACAGGGTTGCGAAGATCCACCCTTCTGATCAAGGCGTGCAGTATCTTTCAAATGCATATCTCTCGGTGCTCGAAGCACACGCTATTGAGATTTCAATCGATCGCAGGGGATGTCCTTGGGAGAACGGATACGCCGAAAGACTCATCCGCACACTCAAGGAAGAAGAAGTCCACCTCAACGATTACCAAGATATTACCGAGGCTCGACAACGCATCGGGCATTTTCTCACACAGGTATATAACCACAAACGTCTCCATTCGGCGTTAGGGTATCTGACTCCTGCCGAATTTCAGAGACAAACCTTCTCTTAA